The following are from one region of the Halomonas qaidamensis genome:
- a CDS encoding secondary thiamine-phosphate synthase enzyme YjbQ, protein MWHQQEIHLPETPRGFHLITNDIARALPCLAECSQGLLHLQLMHTSASLTLNENSDPDVRHDLDAFLRRLVPEGLSYFRHTLEGPDDMPAHVASSLLGTQLCLAIRDGRLALGTWQGIWLGEHREHGGSRRILVTLTGC, encoded by the coding sequence ATGTGGCATCAACAAGAGATTCACTTACCTGAAACGCCCAGGGGCTTTCATTTAATTACCAATGACATTGCCCGAGCGCTGCCGTGTTTGGCCGAGTGTAGTCAAGGTTTACTACATCTACAGTTAATGCACACCTCTGCCTCGCTTACCCTAAATGAAAACTCTGATCCCGATGTTCGTCATGATTTAGACGCCTTTCTTCGTCGCTTAGTACCGGAAGGGCTGAGTTATTTTCGTCATACGCTTGAAGGGCCTGATGATATGCCTGCCCATGTTGCTTCTAGCTTATTGGGCACTCAACTTTGCTTAGCTATTCGAGATGGTCGTTTAGCATTGGGCACATGGCAGGGTATTTGGCTTGGAGAGCATCGAGAGCATGGTGGTTCGCGGCGTATTTTAGTGACATTAACTGGTTGCTAG
- a CDS encoding transporter substrate-binding domain-containing protein: MRYATLPLAAILAVGFSTTFVTQQADARDYDDIRLGVDVPYEPFMYREADGTLTGFEIELGNAVCDYLEANCTWVEQDWDGIIPGLLARNYDAIMSSMAITDERAQRVLFSEAYYTTPSAWITTQERDIDIEDRASLEGLTVGVQRATLQDNYVTELYGDVLEIRRYTGVDDVVTDLMAGRLDLTFMDYPIAEAAIDIDTPDSDFQRISDFIKQPEHIFGKGVGVAFRQRDEALAERFNEALSALKEDGTYDEIMNRYFNYDVRL, translated from the coding sequence ATGCGTTATGCAACGCTGCCCCTTGCCGCTATTTTAGCGGTTGGTTTTTCGACGACTTTTGTTACCCAACAGGCTGACGCCCGAGACTACGATGACATTCGTCTCGGTGTCGATGTCCCTTACGAACCCTTTATGTACCGTGAAGCAGACGGCACGCTGACTGGCTTTGAAATCGAACTGGGTAATGCAGTGTGCGATTACCTAGAAGCCAACTGCACCTGGGTCGAACAGGACTGGGACGGCATTATTCCCGGCCTACTCGCCCGTAACTACGATGCCATTATGTCATCCATGGCGATTACCGATGAGCGCGCCCAGCGCGTGCTGTTCTCGGAGGCCTATTACACAACGCCCAGCGCGTGGATCACCACACAAGAGCGTGATATCGACATTGAAGACCGCGCTAGCCTAGAAGGTCTGACCGTCGGTGTTCAGCGGGCGACGCTACAGGATAACTACGTCACCGAGCTCTACGGTGACGTACTGGAAATCCGCCGCTATACCGGCGTAGACGATGTGGTGACCGACCTTATGGCCGGACGATTGGATCTCACCTTCATGGACTACCCAATTGCTGAGGCCGCGATTGATATCGATACGCCAGACAGCGACTTCCAGCGCATTAGCGACTTCATCAAACAGCCAGAGCATATTTTTGGCAAAGGGGTAGGTGTCGCCTTTCGCCAGCGTGACGAAGCCCTGGCAGAGCGTTTCAACGAAGCATTAAGCGCGCTGAAAGAAGATGGCACTTACGATGAAATTATGAACCGCTATTTCAACTACGATGTACGCTTGTAA
- a CDS encoding ABC transporter permease: protein MLDLQGYGPRLIEGAGVTIQLAVLSLILAIVLGLLTATAKMSRNWFLRRTATVYTTVIRGVPDLVLMMLLFFGGQIGVNAISDTLYYNYGIDIYINFNAFAAGVITIGFIFGAYMGETFRGAFMAVDNGQIEAGKAYGMSNALVFRRIRFPQMMRHALPGLSNNWMVLLKTTALVSVIGLTDMVRVAAEASRATHEPFAFLLPVAAVYLLIASVSEWIFVRLQKRYDIGFGGQ from the coding sequence ATGCTTGATTTGCAAGGTTACGGTCCCCGCCTAATTGAAGGGGCAGGAGTCACCATTCAACTAGCGGTGCTATCGCTGATACTAGCCATCGTGCTTGGCCTATTAACAGCAACGGCAAAAATGTCACGCAATTGGTTTTTACGGCGCACCGCAACGGTCTACACCACCGTAATTCGCGGCGTGCCAGACCTGGTACTGATGATGCTGCTGTTCTTTGGTGGTCAAATCGGTGTCAACGCCATTAGCGACACGCTCTACTATAACTATGGCATTGATATTTATATAAATTTTAATGCTTTTGCCGCAGGTGTTATCACCATAGGGTTTATTTTCGGTGCCTACATGGGTGAAACCTTCCGCGGTGCTTTCATGGCGGTTGATAACGGCCAGATTGAAGCAGGTAAAGCATACGGCATGAGCAATGCCTTGGTGTTTCGGCGTATTCGCTTTCCACAAATGATGCGCCACGCACTGCCTGGCTTGTCCAATAACTGGATGGTACTGCTCAAAACAACCGCACTCGTATCAGTGATTGGCTTAACTGATATGGTCCGCGTGGCCGCAGAAGCTTCCCGAGCCACTCACGAACCCTTTGCTTTTCTACTTCCTGTTGCAGCGGTTTATTTGCTGATTGCTAGCGTCTCCGAATGGATTTTTGTGCGGCTACAAAAACGTTACGACATTGGTTTTGGGGGGCAGTGA
- a CDS encoding ABC transporter ATP-binding protein, producing the protein MADTPTPLEVRNIKKRFGDTEVLKGLSLEAQKGDVITLIGASGSGKSTFLRCMNLLEQPDEGELFVHGEQIRFKTTKHGREPADWKQVVQMRAKLSMVFQSFNLWAHMTLLENIIEAPIHVLGKPKKEAIEHARALLERVGLSARADAYPAQMSGGQQQRGAIARALAMDPEVMLFDEPTSALDPELVGDVLKVMHGLAEEGRTMVVVTHEMSFARDVSSKVIYLHQGLVEEAGAPADVLGNPQSPRLKQFLAPKY; encoded by the coding sequence ATGGCTGATACGCCTACTCCCCTTGAAGTACGCAATATAAAAAAGCGCTTTGGCGATACAGAAGTTCTTAAAGGCCTCTCTCTCGAAGCCCAAAAGGGTGATGTTATCACTCTAATTGGTGCCTCAGGGTCTGGCAAAAGCACCTTCTTACGCTGCATGAACCTGCTTGAACAGCCCGACGAGGGCGAACTTTTCGTTCACGGCGAGCAAATTCGCTTTAAAACTACCAAGCATGGTCGCGAACCCGCTGATTGGAAGCAGGTCGTACAAATGCGTGCCAAGCTGTCGATGGTGTTCCAGAGCTTTAATCTCTGGGCACATATGACGCTGCTTGAGAACATCATTGAAGCGCCTATCCATGTGTTGGGCAAACCTAAAAAAGAAGCCATCGAGCACGCTCGTGCACTGCTTGAACGGGTAGGACTAAGCGCGCGCGCCGATGCTTATCCTGCACAAATGTCGGGCGGTCAGCAGCAGCGTGGGGCAATTGCCAGAGCACTCGCGATGGACCCAGAAGTGATGCTGTTTGATGAACCAACGTCTGCCCTCGACCCCGAGCTAGTCGGCGATGTTTTGAAGGTCATGCACGGCTTAGCAGAGGAAGGCCGTACCATGGTCGTGGTGACGCATGAAATGAGCTTTGCAAGAGATGTATCCAGCAAAGTGATTTACCTCCACCAAGGTTTAGTAGAAGAAGCTGGCGCACCTGCTGACGTACTCGGCAACCCGCAGTCACCGCGCTTGAAGCAATTCCTAGCCCCTAAATATTGA
- the iadA gene encoding beta-aspartyl-peptidase — protein sequence MLTLVKNAQLFSPEPRGLCHLLIADQRIAAVIDASEAVNLGPLISTVDLEGRRVIPGLVDPLVHYIGGGGEGGFGNRTAELSLQDAYASGVTTLIGALGTDALTRTPANLIGKARELLAGGLTAYAYTGSYQLPPVTLTGSIASDILYIPEFIGVGEVAISDHRGSQPTTQELTRLASDARTAGLLAGKSGIVFIHTGDADSHLEPLREVAKHSAIPLSQFYPTHINRTADLFEDGLRFAREGGFIDFTTSTTPELLAGGEVPASEAVARALKARIDPSQISLSSDANASLPEFDEQHRFVGLKPGKLSSLFEVLGECINEHHITMEQALRCASTTAADILKLPRKGRLEEGADADFIVLAEGRWAIDQVWALGKSIYGSNP from the coding sequence ATGCTGACTCTTGTTAAAAACGCCCAGCTTTTCTCGCCAGAACCCCGCGGCCTGTGCCATCTACTTATCGCTGACCAGCGCATTGCAGCGGTAATAGACGCCTCCGAAGCGGTGAACTTAGGGCCATTAATTAGCACCGTCGATCTTGAAGGGCGTCGGGTCATTCCTGGTTTGGTCGACCCTCTGGTGCACTATATTGGTGGCGGCGGTGAAGGTGGTTTTGGCAACCGAACGGCAGAACTCAGCCTGCAAGATGCCTACGCCTCTGGCGTCACGACACTGATTGGTGCCTTAGGTACCGATGCGCTGACGCGCACCCCGGCCAATTTAATTGGTAAAGCCCGTGAACTCTTAGCAGGTGGCTTAACCGCTTATGCTTACACTGGCTCGTATCAACTTCCCCCAGTCACACTCACCGGTTCTATCGCCAGCGATATCCTCTATATTCCAGAGTTTATTGGCGTGGGCGAAGTCGCTATTAGTGATCACAGAGGCTCACAACCCACCACCCAAGAGCTAACCCGACTAGCCTCAGATGCGCGTACCGCAGGCTTGCTGGCAGGAAAATCAGGGATTGTTTTCATCCATACGGGCGATGCCGACTCACACCTGGAACCGCTGCGCGAGGTTGCCAAGCACAGTGCTATTCCGCTCTCACAATTCTACCCCACCCATATCAACCGCACCGCTGACTTATTCGAAGATGGCCTACGCTTCGCCCGCGAAGGCGGGTTTATCGACTTCACTACCAGCACAACGCCTGAACTATTAGCAGGCGGTGAAGTACCAGCATCAGAAGCGGTCGCTAGAGCGCTAAAAGCGCGTATTGACCCGAGCCAGATAAGCCTATCTTCCGATGCCAATGCCTCACTGCCAGAATTTGACGAACAGCACCGTTTTGTTGGTCTAAAACCCGGTAAACTAAGCAGTCTGTTCGAGGTGCTGGGTGAATGTATCAATGAACATCACATCACTATGGAGCAGGCGCTGAGATGTGCTTCAACAACCGCTGCGGACATCCTAAAGCTGCCCCGTAAAGGGCGTCTAGAAGAAGGAGCAGACGCCGACTTTATCGTGCTCGCAGAAGGGCGCTGGGCGATTGACCAAGTATGGGCCCTGGGCAAATCAATTTACGGTAGTAACCCTTAA
- a CDS encoding lipocalin family protein: protein MLTFARTSRKIRISGKIRISGKRAGKAAGLVAISSVALAGAGCTGIPDGTEPVSGFELNRYLGQWYEIARLDHSFERDLDCVTASYSLRDDGGVRVINRGYNLAEQEWNEAEGRAYFIDDENIGRLKVSFFGPFYGGYNVLELDDDYQWALVSGPNRDYLWILSRTPVMESAVEERLRQRAAELNFPTDELIDVVQDQTCPER, encoded by the coding sequence ATGCTCACTTTCGCACGAACTTCAAGGAAGATACGAATTTCAGGAAAGATACGAATTTCAGGAAAGAGAGCGGGGAAAGCCGCAGGACTAGTAGCAATCAGCAGTGTTGCATTAGCTGGTGCTGGCTGCACTGGCATACCCGATGGTACTGAACCAGTGTCTGGTTTTGAGCTTAACCGCTATTTGGGTCAATGGTATGAAATTGCCCGCCTGGATCACTCTTTTGAGCGAGACTTAGACTGCGTAACGGCGAGCTACAGCTTACGTGACGATGGCGGCGTACGCGTTATCAACCGTGGCTACAACCTCGCAGAGCAAGAGTGGAATGAAGCTGAAGGCCGCGCCTACTTCATTGACGATGAAAACATCGGGCGGTTAAAAGTCAGCTTCTTTGGCCCTTTTTATGGCGGCTATAACGTTTTAGAACTGGATGACGACTATCAATGGGCACTGGTATCAGGCCCAAACCGCGATTACTTATGGATTCTCTCGCGCACACCAGTCATGGAGAGCGCGGTGGAAGAGCGACTACGCCAGCGCGCTGCCGAACTCAACTTCCCCACCGATGAGTTGATTGACGTCGTACAAGATCAAACGTGCCCTGAACGTTAA
- a CDS encoding transporter substrate-binding domain-containing protein, with protein sequence MKKLLTVSVLGLAIAAASSAHARDYDHVRIGVDVPYEPMEYRTAEGELTGFDIDLGNALCERIGVTCEWVEQEWDGIIPGLMSRNYDAIMSSMTINDERRQQVLFSDPYITMPSAWFAPSSLDISEANEETLEGKTIGVQRGTLQDNYVTDNFSNVASISRYSTADDMVLDMEAQRLDIVFLDFPIGQSTLLESEEAEYVVVGERISEPKEYFGDGFGIAFRQRDEALAEKFNEALAELQEDGTYDEIFTRYFGEE encoded by the coding sequence ATGAAAAAATTACTAACAGTGTCTGTGCTTGGCTTAGCAATTGCGGCGGCTTCTTCTGCTCACGCGCGGGATTACGATCATGTTCGTATTGGGGTTGATGTTCCCTACGAGCCGATGGAATACCGCACCGCAGAGGGTGAGCTGACCGGTTTTGATATTGACCTTGGCAACGCCCTGTGTGAGCGCATTGGCGTCACCTGTGAGTGGGTTGAGCAAGAGTGGGATGGTATTATTCCTGGCCTGATGTCGCGTAACTACGATGCCATCATGTCCTCAATGACCATTAACGATGAGCGTCGTCAGCAGGTGCTGTTCTCCGACCCCTACATCACCATGCCGTCTGCTTGGTTCGCTCCCAGCAGCTTAGACATCAGCGAAGCCAATGAAGAAACCCTAGAAGGAAAAACTATTGGTGTTCAGCGCGGCACGCTGCAAGATAATTACGTGACCGACAACTTCAGTAACGTTGCTAGCATCAGCCGCTACTCCACCGCCGACGACATGGTGCTGGATATGGAAGCGCAACGCTTAGACATCGTGTTCCTCGACTTCCCGATTGGGCAGTCTACGCTGTTAGAAAGTGAAGAAGCGGAATACGTTGTGGTCGGCGAGCGCATCAGCGAGCCAAAAGAGTATTTTGGTGACGGCTTTGGCATCGCTTTCCGTCAGCGTGATGAAGCGCTAGCTGAAAAATTCAATGAAGCCCTTGCTGAGCTTCAAGAAGATGGCACTTACGATGAGATTTTTACTCGCTATTTTGGCGAAGAGTAA
- a CDS encoding conjugal transfer protein TraX, translating into MAEQTTANVSSETAPARDMRPSSHWTAWGQWLALFTMTVDHLTRYVLPGDWDLSWAGSSIGRIAFPLFAAMVAWHGLFNTRNPLRYSRRILVIGLVAQLPYMLMPRTSDDFILNVCFTLACGLALGALVRQGWQHYQQQTLELAWLLLGAAVGVTVWYLLGFWVEYGHNGLLLIPLLMFAMQALSETRDALKSRLWAGLAAFPALWIAGQMNASDMAKSFTVGTCVVVLMLAAGAAQRVPPVALAMPRRLWLAWYPGHFALIALWLLLSGQLAG; encoded by the coding sequence ATGGCTGAACAAACTACTGCAAACGTATCCTCCGAGACAGCTCCAGCTCGCGATATGCGCCCCTCATCTCACTGGACTGCCTGGGGGCAATGGCTGGCGCTATTCACCATGACCGTGGATCACCTTACCCGCTATGTGTTACCGGGAGACTGGGACTTAAGCTGGGCGGGTTCTTCGATTGGCCGTATTGCGTTTCCCTTATTTGCGGCCATGGTAGCCTGGCACGGGCTGTTTAATACCCGCAACCCACTGCGTTACTCACGACGCATACTGGTTATTGGCCTAGTGGCTCAGCTTCCTTATATGCTGATGCCGCGCACGTCTGACGATTTTATTCTTAACGTCTGCTTCACCCTTGCCTGCGGTCTAGCGCTGGGAGCCTTGGTTCGCCAAGGTTGGCAGCACTATCAACAGCAGACCCTTGAGTTAGCGTGGTTACTGCTAGGTGCAGCAGTAGGCGTAACCGTTTGGTATTTGCTAGGGTTCTGGGTCGAGTACGGTCATAACGGTTTGCTACTGATCCCGCTCTTAATGTTTGCTATGCAGGCGCTAAGTGAAACCCGCGACGCGCTGAAGTCGCGCTTATGGGCAGGTTTAGCCGCGTTTCCCGCACTTTGGATAGCCGGTCAAATGAATGCTTCCGACATGGCCAAATCATTTACCGTAGGCACCTGTGTAGTGGTGCTCATGCTTGCAGCAGGTGCCGCCCAACGCGTCCCTCCTGTTGCTTTGGCCATGCCCCGTCGCCTGTGGCTTGCTTGGTATCCAGGTCACTTTGCGCTAATTGCATTGTGGCTGTTGCTTAGCGGTCAGCTGGCGGGGTAA
- a CDS encoding ABC transporter permease: protein MLDISAWFNDLLAGNLIFTPTTLGYYWEGLVTTTQLVFLSLIAGLILAVPLAIMRSSKRKWISLPVYFYTYVFRGTPLLIQLYIIYYGVVFIDGIQETFLWPVLREAFYPALIAFTLNTAAYTTEIFRGAIKATSKGEIEAARAYGMSQSLMMRRIILPSAFRRALPAYGNEVIFMLHASAIASVVTLMDLTGAARFVYARFYAPFDAFLFVAAIYLCLTFAILYFFRFLEKKLLAHLRPQNT, encoded by the coding sequence ATGCTGGATATTTCTGCGTGGTTCAACGACCTGCTGGCTGGCAACCTGATTTTCACCCCTACCACCTTAGGCTATTACTGGGAAGGGTTAGTCACGACAACTCAGCTTGTCTTTCTTTCGCTGATTGCAGGGTTAATACTTGCCGTACCACTGGCCATCATGCGCAGTTCGAAGCGCAAGTGGATTAGCTTGCCGGTCTATTTTTACACCTATGTATTTCGTGGCACACCGCTACTGATTCAGCTCTATATTATTTACTACGGCGTCGTGTTTATCGACGGCATCCAGGAAACCTTTTTGTGGCCAGTCCTACGGGAAGCTTTCTACCCTGCGTTAATTGCCTTCACCCTTAACACGGCGGCATACACCACCGAGATTTTCCGTGGAGCTATCAAAGCCACGTCTAAAGGGGAAATTGAAGCAGCCAGGGCCTACGGTATGTCCCAAAGCCTAATGATGCGACGAATTATTCTGCCCAGTGCCTTCCGGCGCGCCCTGCCCGCCTATGGCAATGAAGTGATCTTCATGCTGCACGCCAGCGCCATTGCTAGCGTTGTTACGTTAATGGATCTTACCGGTGCTGCGCGCTTTGTTTACGCCCGTTTTTACGCACCGTTTGATGCCTTCTTATTCGTCGCAGCTATCTACCTGTGTCTTACGTTTGCCATTTTATATTTCTTCCGTTTTTTGGAGAAAAAGCTGCTGGCCCACTTACGGCCGCAAAATACCTAG
- a CDS encoding hemerythrin domain-containing protein: MTIFEALRKDHDIQRDLLARLVETHGDSEERDKLYKKVRAELKYHANAEERSLYNPMMDIDLTQEKARHSVAEHHEIDEMIELLDTTDYSATNWLTHAKQLQHLVTHHLDEEEQEVFQLAGRGLKEQQKTSLATLYQAEMQRQRLE; encoded by the coding sequence ATGACCATTTTCGAAGCTTTGCGAAAAGATCACGATATCCAGCGAGATTTGCTAGCACGCTTGGTGGAAACCCACGGCGACAGTGAAGAGCGCGATAAGCTCTACAAAAAAGTGCGTGCCGAGCTTAAATATCATGCCAACGCCGAAGAGCGTTCACTCTACAACCCCATGATGGATATTGACCTAACCCAGGAAAAAGCTCGCCATAGTGTTGCAGAGCATCATGAAATTGATGAAATGATAGAGCTGCTCGATACGACCGACTACAGCGCAACCAACTGGTTAACCCATGCCAAGCAATTACAACATTTGGTTACCCACCACCTAGATGAAGAGGAGCAAGAGGTCTTTCAACTGGCAGGTCGGGGATTGAAAGAGCAGCAAAAGACATCACTGGCTACGCTGTATCAGGCAGAAATGCAGCGCCAACGTTTAGAATAA
- a CDS encoding tartrate dehydrogenase, with protein MAHRIAVIAGDGIGTEVMPEGIRALEVAAKRFKIDLAFTTFEFGSCDYYLEHSKMLPDDWFDQLKDFDALFYGAVGWPDKVPDHISLWGSLLQFRRQFDQYINLRPCKLMPGIKSPLAGREPGDIDFYVVRENTEGEYSSVGGKMFEGTEREIVLQETVMSRVGVDRVLKYAFDLAQTRPRKKLTSATKSNGISITMPYWDERVAEMAKHYPEIAVDKFHIDILTANFVLHPDWFDVVVGSNLFGDILSDLGPACTGTIGIAPSANINPEGKFPSLFEPVHGSAPDIAGKGIANPIGQIWSGAMMLEHLGYKEAADAMVTAIEEVLSEGNRQVLTRDVGGQGSTVSLGQAIAERIGG; from the coding sequence ATGGCCCACCGTATTGCAGTCATCGCCGGCGATGGTATTGGTACCGAAGTCATGCCCGAAGGCATTCGCGCCCTGGAAGTAGCTGCGAAGCGTTTCAAGATTGATTTAGCTTTCACAACGTTTGAATTTGGTAGCTGTGACTACTACTTAGAACACAGCAAAATGCTGCCCGACGACTGGTTTGATCAGTTAAAGGATTTTGATGCGCTGTTTTATGGTGCCGTCGGCTGGCCCGACAAAGTGCCCGACCATATTTCATTGTGGGGCTCGCTGCTACAGTTTCGCCGCCAATTTGACCAGTACATCAACTTGCGCCCCTGCAAACTGATGCCCGGCATCAAAAGTCCATTAGCAGGCCGCGAGCCGGGTGACATCGACTTTTACGTGGTGCGCGAAAACACCGAAGGCGAGTATTCAAGTGTCGGTGGCAAAATGTTCGAAGGCACCGAACGTGAAATTGTTCTTCAAGAGACGGTCATGAGCCGCGTCGGTGTTGATCGAGTTTTAAAGTATGCGTTTGACCTTGCGCAAACCCGTCCGCGTAAAAAACTCACCTCGGCCACTAAATCCAACGGCATTTCAATCACCATGCCCTACTGGGATGAGCGGGTTGCCGAAATGGCCAAGCACTATCCCGAGATTGCAGTAGATAAATTCCACATTGATATTCTGACTGCTAATTTTGTTCTACACCCAGACTGGTTTGACGTGGTGGTTGGCAGTAACCTATTTGGCGATATTCTTTCAGACCTTGGCCCCGCCTGTACAGGTACTATTGGCATCGCGCCCTCCGCTAATATCAATCCAGAAGGTAAATTCCCCAGCCTGTTTGAACCAGTACACGGCAGCGCCCCCGATATCGCGGGTAAAGGCATTGCTAACCCCATTGGCCAAATCTGGTCTGGTGCCATGATGCTAGAGCACCTGGGCTACAAAGAAGCCGCCGATGCAATGGTAACGGCTATTGAAGAGGTGCTGAGCGAAGGCAACCGCCAAGTACTGACCCGCGACGTTGGCGGGCAAGGTAGTACGGTAAGCCTAGGTCAAGCGATCGCTGAACGTATTGGCGGCTAA
- the wrbA gene encoding NAD(P)H:quinone oxidoreductase: protein MTKLLVLYYSMYGHIDTLAAAVAEGAKSVNGVDVTVKRVPETMPEDAFKSAGGKQDFTTPEATPQELADYDAVIFGTPTRFGNMAGQMRTFLDQTGGLWANGALRGKVASVFTSTGTGGGDEMTITSTWTTLAHHGMVIVPIGYGIEEQFDISKVSGGTPYGAATLAGGDGSRQPDERELKIARFQGKHVAEIAAKLAS, encoded by the coding sequence ATGACAAAGTTATTAGTTCTTTATTATTCCATGTACGGCCATATAGATACGTTAGCTGCCGCGGTGGCAGAGGGCGCAAAAAGCGTTAATGGTGTTGACGTTACTGTTAAACGCGTTCCTGAAACTATGCCAGAGGACGCCTTCAAAAGTGCTGGAGGTAAACAAGACTTCACCACGCCAGAAGCGACGCCACAGGAGCTTGCGGACTACGATGCGGTTATTTTTGGCACGCCAACGCGGTTCGGCAATATGGCGGGACAGATGCGTACTTTCTTAGACCAAACCGGTGGGCTGTGGGCTAATGGCGCACTACGTGGCAAGGTGGCTAGTGTGTTTACGTCTACCGGGACTGGTGGCGGTGATGAAATGACCATTACCTCCACCTGGACGACATTAGCCCATCACGGCATGGTCATTGTGCCGATTGGCTATGGTATTGAAGAGCAGTTTGATATTTCCAAAGTGAGCGGTGGAACACCCTATGGCGCAGCCACGCTTGCCGGCGGAGACGGTTCACGCCAGCCGGATGAGCGTGAACTAAAAATTGCCCGTTTTCAAGGTAAGCATGTCGCAGAAATTGCTGCCAAGCTGGCGAGCTAA
- a CDS encoding succinylglutamate desuccinylase: MLGQWLDWTLDGKSPSSQLGRFKSGTYQLHAPGILEITPTTVQPTARACVFSAAIHGNETAPVELLGSWLSAIEAGTVTLGAPVLVIIGNLPALKGQQRFITTNLNRLFNRELIETGEEPDRAHELMSAVDTFYERHHTLPKLHYDLHTAIRDSLYTRFVVEPFAETVIDPEQWQWLAAADMQAVLHQHQHSWTFSHYSKHYHAAQSFTFELGRVAPFGKNDMTALTPMLTLISSLSAGLEPPTKPAETMTFFQVKHELIRKSATFSLCFDEDVPNFSRFEPGTCLAKDSVAGDFIVGDTPLYVVFPNAHVEIGARAALLVVPTHVA, encoded by the coding sequence ATGCTTGGCCAATGGCTAGATTGGACACTCGATGGCAAATCGCCTTCTTCGCAGTTAGGCCGCTTTAAAAGCGGCACCTATCAATTGCATGCGCCGGGAATCTTAGAGATAACCCCAACAACAGTTCAACCAACCGCTCGTGCCTGCGTGTTTTCAGCTGCCATACATGGCAATGAAACAGCACCGGTGGAACTACTGGGCAGTTGGCTCTCTGCTATTGAGGCTGGCACGGTAACGTTAGGCGCACCTGTGTTAGTGATCATAGGCAACCTTCCTGCCTTAAAGGGTCAGCAACGCTTTATCACTACTAACCTTAACCGTTTGTTTAACCGAGAACTCATCGAGACAGGTGAAGAGCCAGACCGTGCCCACGAACTGATGTCGGCAGTGGATACCTTTTATGAGCGACACCACACACTGCCCAAACTCCACTACGACTTACACACGGCCATTCGCGACAGCCTTTACACACGTTTTGTCGTCGAGCCCTTCGCAGAGACAGTAATAGATCCTGAGCAGTGGCAATGGCTAGCAGCGGCGGATATGCAAGCAGTGCTGCACCAACACCAACATAGCTGGACATTTTCGCACTATAGTAAGCACTATCATGCAGCCCAATCGTTTACCTTTGAACTAGGCCGTGTTGCGCCGTTTGGAAAAAATGATATGACCGCGTTAACGCCAATGTTAACGCTGATTAGCTCTCTTAGCGCAGGACTAGAGCCGCCCACTAAGCCCGCTGAGACAATGACGTTTTTCCAGGTTAAACATGAGCTAATACGCAAATCAGCAACATTTAGCCTTTGTTTTGATGAAGACGTTCCCAATTTCAGCCGTTTTGAGCCAGGCACTTGTCTCGCCAAGGATAGCGTAGCGGGGGATTTTATAGTGGGCGATACACCTTTATACGTGGTATTCCCGAACGCCCACGTCGAGATTGGTGCGAGAGCCGCTCTATTGGTCGTTCCAACACATGTCGCTTAA